In Opitutaceae bacterium TAV5, one genomic interval encodes:
- a CDS encoding endoglucanase, whose amino-acid sequence MTTSPRHSLSIPAPVPVFVAAAVALLLALAIPPTAHAADPVITNGDFSKPDAAGDWPAGWGKPKSGASSWETDPDTGKRFVRMASTTPGEMVMMYSRHKIPPGTKALELSFDWRVTGLKKGDAPWFDARLIYEFLDAGFNKVQGKPGPSYRGSDTQGWETRTTRFLVPENAAVLVIMPALFNVKSGTMDITGIEARPTGTAELDAAAAQRAAEAKARYVPPEEPKPANWPKELRVEGTKIVDADGREIWLQGLSTSGLETIPQDMQPLKSVVVGIEEWKANVIRMPVNESHWFGRNAFQKGDSKEFREKIDQLVTLAANRGAYLIIDLHRFRAPRAEHVEFWTDVATRYKNHPAVIFELFNEPHGISWEIWRNGGFIGEKQKPGDEDAFLDKDELKKTNQGFESVGMQALVKAVRDTGARNLILAGGLAWSYDLTGITDGYALDDLGGNGIVYGWHVYNWHKGWEKNMMAAAKKYPILVGEFGADIKKMNFIPLEAQEDPYTWVPDMFGFLQKHRLHYTAWCFHPRATPVLISDWLYTPTPFYGVFAKRALAGEKFELKKTR is encoded by the coding sequence ATGACAACATCCCCTCGCCATTCGCTCTCCATCCCCGCGCCGGTTCCGGTTTTTGTCGCGGCCGCCGTCGCGCTGCTGCTTGCCCTTGCCATCCCGCCCACCGCCCACGCGGCCGATCCCGTCATCACCAACGGTGATTTCTCAAAACCGGACGCCGCCGGCGACTGGCCCGCGGGCTGGGGCAAACCCAAATCCGGCGCGTCCTCCTGGGAAACGGACCCCGACACCGGCAAGCGCTTCGTCCGCATGGCCTCCACCACGCCCGGCGAGATGGTCATGATGTACAGCCGCCACAAAATCCCGCCCGGCACCAAGGCCCTCGAACTCAGCTTCGACTGGCGCGTCACCGGCCTCAAGAAAGGCGACGCCCCCTGGTTCGACGCCCGCCTCATCTACGAATTTCTCGACGCCGGCTTCAACAAGGTCCAGGGCAAGCCCGGCCCCTCCTACCGCGGCAGCGACACCCAGGGCTGGGAAACGCGCACCACCCGGTTTCTCGTTCCCGAAAACGCCGCCGTCCTCGTCATCATGCCCGCCCTCTTCAATGTGAAGTCCGGCACCATGGACATCACCGGCATCGAGGCTCGCCCCACCGGCACCGCCGAACTCGATGCCGCCGCCGCCCAACGCGCCGCCGAAGCCAAAGCCCGCTACGTCCCGCCCGAAGAACCCAAACCCGCCAACTGGCCCAAGGAACTCCGCGTCGAAGGCACAAAAATCGTCGACGCCGACGGCCGGGAAATCTGGCTCCAGGGCCTCAGCACCAGCGGACTCGAAACCATTCCCCAGGACATGCAGCCCCTCAAATCCGTCGTTGTCGGCATCGAGGAGTGGAAAGCCAACGTCATCCGGATGCCCGTCAACGAATCGCACTGGTTTGGCCGCAACGCCTTCCAGAAAGGGGACAGCAAGGAGTTTCGCGAAAAGATCGACCAGCTCGTCACCCTCGCCGCCAACCGCGGCGCATACCTCATCATCGACCTGCACCGTTTCCGCGCCCCTCGCGCCGAGCACGTCGAGTTCTGGACCGATGTCGCCACCCGCTACAAAAACCACCCCGCCGTCATCTTCGAACTTTTCAACGAACCGCACGGCATCTCCTGGGAAATCTGGCGCAACGGCGGCTTCATCGGCGAAAAACAAAAGCCCGGCGATGAGGACGCCTTCCTCGACAAGGACGAACTCAAGAAGACCAACCAGGGTTTCGAGTCCGTCGGCATGCAGGCCCTCGTGAAAGCCGTGCGCGACACCGGGGCCAGAAATCTCATCCTCGCCGGCGGCCTCGCCTGGTCCTACGACCTCACCGGCATCACCGACGGCTACGCCCTCGACGACCTCGGCGGCAATGGCATCGTCTACGGCTGGCACGTCTACAACTGGCACAAGGGCTGGGAGAAAAACATGATGGCCGCCGCAAAAAAGTACCCGATCCTGGTCGGGGAATTCGGGGCCGATATCAAGAAGATGAACTTCATCCCGCTCGAGGCGCAGGAAGATCCTTACACCTGGGTGCCCGACATGTTCGGCTTCCTTCAAAAGCACCGGCTCCACTACACCGCCTGGTGTTTCCATCCCCGCGCCACACCGGTCCTCATCTCCGACTGGCTCTACACGCCCACCCCTTTCTACGGGGTCTTCGCCAAACGCGCCCTCGCCGGAGAAAAATTCGAACTGAAAAAGACTCGCTGA
- a CDS encoding glycosyltransferase family 1 — translation MKRKILLPACVSVLLVLTPAIASAQAVLQLDFGPTVATGDAALTNSPWHTVSNSTSDKTWNTVGWTDIAAGGLKWSDGTTAARISLSLGGNTASTKNIYLSGNSNYPGEASRLSGALGTATASGVYSGTSVATDGIYVGSSSGTRSVGFQLAGLAAGTYDIYITARNTNLSGSQTQNLYVGTSSVASDNFNFTNYATESLTFSSNTVSTTAWVEAGKGEAANYVKFTVTLSSGDILNIASQSSVRGFLNSVQIVAVPEPATVALLAGLGVLTTVIVFRRRS, via the coding sequence ATGAAACGTAAAATCCTCCTCCCCGCCTGCGTCTCCGTTCTCCTTGTTCTGACGCCCGCTATTGCCAGCGCTCAGGCCGTCCTGCAGCTCGATTTCGGCCCGACCGTGGCCACCGGCGACGCCGCCCTGACCAACAGCCCTTGGCACACGGTCAGCAATTCAACGTCCGACAAGACCTGGAATACGGTCGGATGGACCGACATCGCGGCGGGCGGCCTCAAGTGGTCCGATGGAACAACCGCCGCCCGCATCTCCCTCTCCTTGGGAGGGAATACCGCCAGTACGAAAAATATCTATCTGTCGGGGAACAGCAACTACCCGGGCGAGGCTTCACGCTTGAGCGGCGCACTCGGAACCGCAACCGCCTCTGGAGTCTATAGCGGAACCTCCGTCGCCACCGACGGCATTTACGTTGGCTCAAGTTCCGGCACGAGGTCCGTGGGTTTCCAACTGGCCGGCCTCGCCGCCGGCACCTACGACATCTACATCACAGCCCGCAATACCAACCTGAGCGGCTCGCAGACGCAGAACCTTTACGTGGGCACCTCCTCCGTCGCCTCCGATAATTTCAATTTCACCAACTACGCGACCGAATCCCTGACTTTCTCCAGTAACACCGTTTCCACTACCGCCTGGGTCGAGGCAGGAAAGGGCGAAGCAGCAAACTACGTCAAATTCACTGTCACCCTTTCTTCCGGTGACATCCTCAACATCGCCAGCCAATCTTCCGTCCGCGGCTTCCTCAACTCCGTGCAGATCGTCGCCGTCCCCGAACCCGCGACCGTCGCCCTCCTCGCCGGTCTCGGCGTCCTGACCACGGTCATCGTCTTCCGCCGCCGCTCCTGA
- a CDS encoding diguanylate cyclase, with translation MKTSRKKEEDTPLLTLLAGMVRKALHDRLTDLPNRFFFDQEISQNLKDARKAGTRIAIVLIDLDNFKELNDAYGHKTGDLLLRQLVDRLRPLIPAPEYLVRWGGDEFLWVIPGLKSEKALVARFADILQAVHAVGRENPRAMELTASIGHAIYPDHSRSLDRLLQLADYAMYQVKNSGKNNYFTGPHHAPGASPAGTRRILQNRAIPSVLFNRLNASLKTENITIVYQPVRDMVAGSVHSLECLLRWHDEKLGEVLPSEFIPYAERNGLIIPIGYTLMEQAIARLREWKRHQPDLRLSINLSLPQLLDHQLYPTLSRLCAAHGIAHDDIIFEITERQSFLERPVCQEKLKFLRRRNFHLALDDFGVGWSNFESLYKLPFQSIKIDKAIVQNAHVPKGNRVMKAIVQLCHGLGMEAVAEGIETEITAQAVRDLDVTLCQGFLYSPPVNDTAIPSLLRSRPPPSPAARPRKTSRLASGIDWQRW, from the coding sequence GTGAAAACCTCCCGCAAAAAAGAAGAGGACACTCCGCTCCTCACCCTGCTCGCCGGCATGGTGCGCAAGGCCCTGCATGACCGGCTCACCGATCTGCCCAACCGGTTTTTCTTCGACCAGGAAATCAGCCAGAACCTCAAGGACGCCCGCAAGGCCGGCACCCGGATCGCCATCGTCCTGATCGATCTCGACAACTTCAAGGAACTCAACGACGCCTACGGCCACAAGACCGGCGACCTCCTGCTTCGCCAGCTTGTCGACCGGCTGCGCCCCCTCATCCCCGCGCCCGAGTACCTCGTCCGCTGGGGAGGCGACGAATTCCTCTGGGTCATTCCCGGCCTGAAATCCGAAAAGGCACTCGTCGCCCGGTTCGCCGACATCCTGCAAGCCGTCCATGCCGTCGGCCGGGAAAATCCGCGGGCCATGGAGCTCACCGCGAGCATCGGCCACGCCATCTATCCGGATCACAGCCGCTCGCTCGACCGCCTGCTGCAGCTCGCCGACTACGCGATGTACCAGGTGAAGAATTCCGGAAAAAACAACTACTTCACCGGGCCGCACCATGCCCCCGGCGCCTCGCCCGCCGGCACACGGCGCATCCTGCAAAACCGCGCCATCCCCTCCGTCCTCTTCAACCGCCTCAACGCCTCGCTCAAGACCGAGAACATCACGATCGTGTATCAACCCGTCCGTGACATGGTGGCCGGCTCCGTCCACTCGCTCGAATGCCTCCTGCGCTGGCACGACGAAAAGCTCGGCGAAGTCCTCCCCTCGGAATTCATCCCCTATGCCGAACGCAACGGGCTCATCATTCCCATCGGCTACACGCTCATGGAACAGGCGATCGCCCGGCTGCGCGAATGGAAACGCCACCAGCCCGACCTCCGCCTCTCCATCAACCTCTCGCTCCCCCAGCTCCTCGATCACCAGCTCTACCCGACGCTCTCCCGCCTGTGCGCCGCCCACGGCATCGCGCACGACGACATCATCTTCGAGATCACCGAACGCCAGTCCTTCCTCGAACGCCCCGTCTGCCAGGAGAAACTGAAATTTCTCCGGCGTCGCAACTTTCACCTCGCGCTCGACGACTTCGGCGTCGGCTGGTCCAACTTCGAGTCGCTCTACAAGCTCCCCTTCCAGTCCATCAAGATCGACAAGGCCATCGTCCAGAACGCGCACGTCCCGAAAGGCAACCGCGTCATGAAAGCCATCGTGCAACTCTGCCACGGCCTCGGCATGGAAGCCGTGGCCGAAGGCATCGAGACGGAAATAACCGCCCAGGCCGTCCGCGATCTTGACGTCACCCTCTGTCAGGGATTTCTTTACAGCCCGCCGGTCAACGACACCGCAATCCCCTCGCTCCTCCGGAGCCGGCCTCCGCCCTCGCCGGCGGCACGGCCCCGGAAAACGTCCCGACTCGCCTCCGGCATCGATTGGCAACGTTGGTGA
- a CDS encoding beta-mannanase — MCKIRNIQGTGVRTAASPSPPGLLLLLLAIGLLAASPGICTPVAWTWTAEEASLIGQTRLAREFPDGTGRSVVTGFVQPGDALDFSVRVPAAGHYLLELTYACDADKRIPVFVDGNLQGSRLFPQTDGFGTHPFGRVILPAGASTLRIGTDWGYADIASIRLSPATPPAAFQLAGMPVNPRASPEARALHALLVREFGRRTFAGQHDSGPQDMARIGHIARLTRNAAPAILGLDLLYYSGAWNHPEGDGAVEKALQWSRDRGGIVTLSWHWLSPFGAAEPVWSSFSTGKTTFDVGRLADETSAEYFAAIRDIDRIAEKLKVLRDARVPVLWRPLHEAEGGWFWWGARGPEAAKRLYRLMYDRFTRLHDLDNLLWVWTSTDDPGAPDWYPGDDVVDIIATDLYAPAGTRGDFFTVFDRLRELYGGRKPLALGECGPLPIVGTQAPWLWFLVWDDYITRTDANPAATVARTWALPRVITLERLGALPDRPSIAGEKH, encoded by the coding sequence TTGTGTAAAATCCGGAACATCCAGGGCACCGGTGTGAGAACTGCCGCATCGCCTTCCCCGCCAGGCCTGCTGCTGTTACTGCTCGCCATCGGGCTGCTCGCTGCGTCGCCCGGCATCTGCACGCCGGTCGCATGGACCTGGACGGCCGAAGAAGCCAGCCTCATCGGCCAGACGCGCCTCGCCCGCGAATTCCCCGATGGCACCGGGCGCAGCGTAGTGACCGGCTTCGTACAGCCGGGAGACGCGCTCGACTTCTCCGTGCGCGTCCCCGCCGCCGGCCATTACCTGCTCGAACTCACGTATGCCTGCGATGCCGACAAGCGCATCCCCGTTTTCGTCGACGGCAACCTGCAAGGCAGCCGCCTCTTCCCGCAGACCGACGGCTTCGGGACGCATCCCTTCGGCCGCGTGATCCTTCCGGCCGGCGCCAGCACACTCCGCATCGGGACCGACTGGGGGTATGCCGACATCGCCTCCATCCGGCTCTCTCCCGCCACACCTCCCGCTGCGTTTCAACTCGCCGGCATGCCAGTCAACCCGCGCGCCTCGCCCGAGGCCCGCGCGCTCCACGCACTGCTCGTCCGGGAATTCGGCCGGCGCACCTTTGCCGGCCAGCATGATTCCGGCCCGCAAGACATGGCCCGGATCGGACACATCGCCCGCCTCACCCGAAACGCCGCGCCGGCGATTCTCGGCCTCGACCTGCTCTACTACTCCGGCGCATGGAACCACCCGGAAGGAGACGGCGCCGTTGAAAAAGCCCTCCAGTGGAGCCGGGACCGGGGAGGCATCGTCACCCTTTCCTGGCACTGGCTTTCCCCGTTCGGCGCCGCCGAACCGGTATGGAGCAGTTTCTCCACCGGCAAGACCACCTTCGATGTCGGCCGCCTGGCCGACGAAACATCCGCCGAGTATTTCGCCGCGATCCGGGATATCGACCGGATCGCGGAAAAGCTCAAGGTCCTGCGCGACGCCCGCGTGCCCGTCCTCTGGCGTCCCCTCCACGAAGCCGAGGGCGGCTGGTTCTGGTGGGGAGCCCGCGGCCCCGAAGCGGCGAAACGGCTCTACCGCCTCATGTATGACCGCTTCACCCGGCTGCACGACCTCGACAACCTGCTCTGGGTCTGGACCTCGACGGACGATCCCGGCGCCCCCGACTGGTATCCGGGAGACGATGTCGTCGATATCATCGCCACCGATCTTTATGCGCCGGCCGGCACACGGGGAGATTTTTTCACGGTGTTCGACCGGCTCCGGGAACTTTATGGAGGCCGCAAGCCTCTCGCCCTCGGAGAATGCGGCCCGCTGCCGATCGTCGGCACGCAGGCCCCGTGGCTGTGGTTTCTCGTCTGGGACGACTACATCACCCGCACCGATGCCAACCCCGCCGCCACCGTCGCCCGGACCTGGGCGCTGCCCCGGGTCATCACCCTCGAACGCCTCGGGGCGTTGCCCGATCGCCCGTCAATCGCCGGTGAAAAACACTGA
- a CDS encoding methylamine utilization protein MauE, with protein sequence MNTNGKKLRRLAGPGPVFCLRLFLTLLLAAAGVLKLADVGAFAADIENYRLLPAGAPLALAALLPWLEVTLAIAWWVPRLRLPAGVVALAMLEVFTAVVASAWWQGLAIPAGCFGRVFPLSLQDVVFRNFVVILAAGALLLADIREAHRTRPGRQDRS encoded by the coding sequence ATGAATACGAACGGGAAAAAATTGCGGAGGCTCGCCGGACCGGGACCGGTTTTCTGCCTGCGCCTTTTCCTGACACTGCTGCTGGCCGCGGCGGGCGTGCTCAAGCTGGCGGACGTCGGTGCGTTTGCCGCCGACATCGAGAACTACCGCCTGCTGCCGGCGGGCGCCCCGCTCGCGCTGGCCGCCCTGCTGCCGTGGCTGGAGGTCACGCTGGCGATCGCCTGGTGGGTGCCGCGGCTGCGGCTGCCGGCGGGCGTGGTCGCCCTGGCGATGCTGGAGGTGTTCACGGCGGTCGTCGCCTCGGCGTGGTGGCAGGGGCTCGCTATCCCCGCCGGTTGCTTCGGCCGGGTTTTCCCGTTGTCGTTGCAGGATGTGGTGTTTCGCAACTTTGTGGTGATTCTGGCCGCCGGCGCGCTGCTGCTCGCGGATATCCGGGAGGCGCACAGAACACGGCCGGGGAGGCAGGACCGCTCCTGA
- a CDS encoding transcriptional regulator, whose product MTKSLENPVSMSVSPNAPAHIPEPSDLVVAPLKYRQVEREIRQLAKTLPVGARLPSERSMAKLYDCNFLTVRKALKQLVEEGRIVRRVGSGTFVGDPSTPEPADHRGNRNVGGANGTPAGGVTTAAGHTAPATPPARRVGLLVVPSGNTYASRLLQEIAHAGLEEGIEISSRWVRDFSDDALGQAEQLRQEGCAALALPWFPFEKVDEVRDFVSRSPLQVSLPMVIPGLERNSFVNPLRFGGGSQRAVEALSSYFLELGARHIAFLGPDAPADVILQKSLTAYACRASREGLPGLCGLVQPGTRPMDQIAARWREHCRDGNLAIISYDDEHALRFMTAMHKLGLGAPRDYRIIGFNDTEASVFSDPPLSTIPQNFDDISTWLLRNALALARGEVAQSPGGQIPRLIVRSTCGGRGKIDDDFRSRLPMLNIIMPATAAEAPALPSGIVPPSSPTA is encoded by the coding sequence TTGACGAAATCCCTCGAAAACCCTGTCTCCATGTCTGTCTCACCCAATGCTCCTGCCCACATTCCCGAGCCTTCCGATCTGGTGGTCGCTCCGCTGAAGTACCGGCAGGTGGAGCGTGAAATCCGGCAGTTGGCCAAAACCCTGCCTGTCGGAGCCCGGCTCCCGTCGGAACGCAGCATGGCCAAGCTCTACGACTGCAATTTTCTGACGGTCCGCAAGGCCCTCAAGCAACTGGTGGAGGAAGGCCGCATCGTTCGCCGCGTAGGCAGCGGAACGTTTGTCGGGGATCCGTCCACACCGGAACCCGCAGACCATCGTGGCAATCGCAACGTCGGCGGCGCCAACGGCACGCCGGCCGGCGGCGTCACCACGGCGGCAGGGCACACCGCTCCGGCGACGCCACCGGCCCGCCGTGTGGGGCTTCTGGTCGTGCCTTCGGGCAATACGTATGCCAGCAGGCTGTTGCAGGAAATCGCCCACGCCGGCCTGGAAGAAGGCATCGAGATCTCCTCGCGCTGGGTGCGGGATTTTTCCGACGACGCGCTCGGCCAGGCCGAACAGCTCCGCCAGGAAGGCTGCGCGGCGCTCGCCCTGCCCTGGTTTCCCTTCGAGAAGGTGGACGAGGTGCGGGACTTTGTTTCCCGCAGTCCGCTGCAGGTGAGCCTGCCGATGGTCATTCCCGGCCTGGAGCGCAACAGCTTCGTCAACCCGCTGCGCTTTGGCGGCGGTTCGCAACGCGCCGTCGAGGCGCTTTCTTCCTATTTTCTGGAACTCGGCGCCCGGCACATCGCCTTTCTCGGTCCCGATGCGCCCGCGGACGTGATCCTGCAAAAATCGCTCACGGCCTACGCCTGCCGCGCCTCGCGTGAAGGTCTTCCCGGGCTCTGCGGACTTGTGCAACCCGGCACGCGCCCGATGGACCAGATCGCCGCCAGATGGCGGGAGCATTGCCGCGACGGCAACCTCGCCATCATCAGCTATGACGACGAGCACGCCCTGCGCTTCATGACGGCGATGCACAAGCTCGGCCTGGGCGCCCCGCGCGACTATCGCATCATCGGCTTCAACGACACCGAAGCCAGCGTGTTCAGCGACCCGCCGCTGAGCACGATTCCGCAGAATTTTGACGACATCAGCACCTGGCTGCTGCGCAACGCCCTGGCGCTCGCCCGGGGAGAGGTGGCGCAGTCGCCCGGTGGCCAGATCCCGCGCCTGATCGTCCGGAGCACGTGCGGCGGCCGCGGAAAGATCGACGACGATTTCCGCAGCCGGCTCCCGATGCTGAATATCATCATGCCGGCTACCGCCGCCGAGGCCCCGGCGCTCCCTTCGGGAATCGTTCCGCCCTCTTCCCCGACGGCCTGA
- a CDS encoding TonB-denpendent receptor, with protein sequence MTPTTPLVGLGLVLALAPLPARGDDTEALTLPPLEIAATHAGENAPVAVTAWSGSFLEDQGIDDVAGLAPYMPGLFTAQKSPSNTVINIRGITSDSGDGRGDSRVGVFQDGVYIGRQRTSNIALFDMESVELLPGPQPTLFARGAEAGVLSYTQNKPVDATEGSLTAGFGNYNALTTRGVFNTPLVPGELFARFAFSYTERDGYTDNVADGSDLNGQQTLALRGSLRWQPGGADGRTTIDLIGNWQHDTPSATGFKSNLIPPTGGDTSPFTFAELNRGRDLTVDRTVQGVTGIVTHRINPDWTLTSTTGWREYDSRDDYDADGSRINLIELTDRADGRQFSQEFRVNYDAGGKFAGFAGVGYFYENNKQRMTLHTDERAAWPFLSGRFRDTLVAAGVPAALVNAAIPTMDPTVPVDRLPASLALFNNPALPPSLQALALLANAPLNPDNPESYIVTGRTHALDLVLDGTWRATDRLSFTAGVRGTWEDIASGYEVVDAPAPSLIGIPLGTSPNTIFAPTDGRIEAGDRVWSWAGRVAVDYEIARPVHTWASVSRGRRPPGFMIDADATTPFAEEEVWSYEIGLRGSLWRERVQWSASVFYYNYSHFQSVAIDSASGLRLTVQDAGSATGKGAEFSVQGSLTDRISLFAVASFNDTTFDKTGEGGEPQAYAGFSTRLTPKYAFSLGATGVLPVDGYGLFFVSPVWQYRAGYYFNDDNSLFDYSLHQGGFGLVNVRAGWRSPQRRWEVLLYVDNLFDKNYLVDAGNLGAIYGLPTFVAAPPRMYGMQVTLRF encoded by the coding sequence ATGACACCTACCACACCTCTTGTCGGTCTCGGTCTGGTGCTCGCCCTTGCGCCCTTGCCGGCCAGAGGAGACGACACCGAGGCCCTGACATTGCCCCCGCTCGAGATCGCGGCGACGCATGCGGGCGAAAATGCGCCGGTGGCGGTCACGGCGTGGTCGGGTTCCTTTCTCGAAGACCAGGGCATCGACGACGTCGCCGGACTGGCCCCGTACATGCCGGGGCTGTTCACGGCGCAAAAATCGCCGTCCAACACCGTGATCAACATCCGCGGCATCACGAGCGACAGCGGCGACGGTCGCGGCGACAGCCGCGTGGGCGTTTTCCAGGACGGCGTCTACATCGGCCGCCAGCGCACCAGCAACATCGCCCTCTTCGACATGGAGAGCGTGGAACTGCTGCCCGGTCCGCAACCCACCCTGTTTGCCCGCGGCGCCGAGGCGGGCGTGCTTTCCTATACGCAGAACAAGCCCGTCGACGCCACCGAAGGCAGCCTCACCGCCGGCTTCGGCAATTACAACGCGCTGACCACGCGCGGCGTCTTCAACACGCCTCTGGTGCCCGGCGAGCTCTTTGCCCGCTTCGCTTTCAGCTACACGGAGCGCGACGGCTACACCGACAACGTGGCCGACGGCTCCGATCTCAACGGGCAACAGACGCTCGCCCTGCGCGGCTCGCTCCGCTGGCAGCCCGGCGGCGCGGACGGGCGCACCACTATCGACCTGATCGGCAACTGGCAGCACGACACCCCGTCGGCCACCGGCTTCAAGAGCAACCTCATCCCGCCGACCGGCGGCGACACCAGCCCGTTCACCTTTGCCGAGCTCAATCGCGGGCGCGACCTCACCGTGGACCGCACCGTGCAGGGCGTCACCGGCATCGTGACGCACCGGATCAACCCCGACTGGACGCTCACCTCCACGACCGGCTGGCGCGAGTACGATTCCAGGGATGACTACGACGCCGACGGTTCGCGGATCAACCTCATCGAACTGACCGATCGCGCCGACGGGCGCCAGTTCAGCCAGGAATTCCGTGTCAACTACGACGCGGGCGGCAAGTTCGCCGGCTTTGCCGGCGTCGGTTATTTTTACGAAAACAACAAGCAGCGCATGACGCTCCACACCGACGAGCGCGCCGCCTGGCCGTTCCTCTCGGGCCGGTTCCGGGATACGCTCGTCGCCGCGGGCGTGCCCGCCGCGCTGGTCAACGCCGCCATCCCGACGATGGACCCGACCGTGCCCGTGGACCGGCTGCCGGCCTCGCTGGCGCTTTTCAACAACCCCGCGCTGCCGCCCTCGTTGCAGGCGCTCGCGCTGCTCGCCAACGCGCCGCTCAACCCGGACAACCCCGAATCGTACATTGTCACCGGCCGCACCCACGCGCTCGATCTCGTGCTCGACGGCACGTGGCGCGCCACGGATCGCCTCTCGTTCACCGCCGGCGTGCGCGGCACATGGGAGGACATCGCTTCCGGTTACGAGGTCGTCGACGCGCCGGCGCCGTCCCTGATCGGCATCCCGCTCGGCACGTCGCCCAACACGATCTTCGCGCCGACCGACGGACGGATCGAGGCGGGCGACCGTGTCTGGTCGTGGGCGGGCCGCGTGGCGGTCGACTACGAGATCGCCCGGCCGGTGCACACGTGGGCGAGCGTCTCCCGCGGCCGCCGTCCGCCGGGTTTCATGATCGATGCCGACGCGACCACGCCGTTTGCCGAGGAAGAGGTGTGGAGCTACGAAATCGGCCTGCGCGGCAGCCTGTGGCGCGAGCGCGTACAGTGGAGCGCCTCGGTCTTTTATTACAACTACAGCCATTTCCAGAGCGTGGCGATCGACAGCGCGAGCGGCTTGCGCCTGACGGTGCAGGATGCGGGCAGCGCCACCGGGAAGGGAGCCGAATTTTCGGTGCAAGGCTCGCTCACCGACCGGATCAGCCTGTTTGCCGTGGCCAGCTTCAACGACACGACCTTCGACAAGACCGGCGAAGGCGGCGAGCCGCAGGCGTATGCCGGCTTCTCGACCCGGCTCACGCCGAAGTACGCCTTTTCCCTCGGTGCGACCGGCGTGCTGCCGGTCGATGGTTACGGCCTGTTTTTTGTGTCGCCGGTCTGGCAGTATCGGGCAGGGTACTACTTCAACGACGACAACTCGCTTTTCGACTACAGCCTGCACCAGGGAGGCTTTGGCCTGGTGAACGTGCGCGCCGGCTGGCGTTCGCCGCAGCGGCGCTGGGAGGTGTTGCTCTACGTGGACAATCTGTTCGACAAAAACTACCTCGTGGACGCGGGCAACCTCGGCGCCATCTACGGCCTCCCGACCTTCGTCGCCGCTCCTCCCCGGATGTACGGCATGCAGGTGACGCTGCGGTTCTGA
- a CDS encoding N-terminal cleavage protein produces MFATLLSRSSFTLSGASGRSRAFTLVELLTVIAIIGILAAIIIPVVGKVRQTAQAAVCASNFRQIGIGMVLYAQDNKDNLPVHSDAGTLTIGQSPSYGTEGNSKKRLPLLLAPYLNTPTATRNSDSDATKMHWSPLFACPAWMTARNPSTTAVIPSVSLTKRATLTSGESVTEGGLYKYGVKFSDILQPAQTWFFIDADAVTFGSGNDVPRSPVHGNNRNVLYFDGHVGKISTKYTRTQLDNLNKKL; encoded by the coding sequence ATGTTCGCCACGCTCCTATCCCGTTCTTCGTTCACCCTTTCCGGCGCATCGGGCCGCTCGCGCGCCTTTACCCTGGTCGAGTTGCTGACCGTCATTGCCATCATCGGCATCCTCGCGGCGATCATCATACCGGTTGTCGGGAAAGTGCGGCAAACGGCGCAGGCTGCGGTTTGCGCCTCCAACTTCCGGCAAATCGGCATCGGCATGGTGCTCTACGCACAGGACAACAAGGACAACCTGCCCGTGCACAGCGATGCCGGCACGCTCACCATCGGACAAAGCCCCTCCTATGGCACGGAAGGTAACAGCAAAAAGCGGCTCCCCCTGCTGCTCGCCCCCTACCTGAACACGCCGACCGCTACCCGGAATTCGGACAGCGACGCGACCAAGATGCACTGGTCGCCCCTGTTCGCCTGCCCCGCCTGGATGACCGCCCGCAACCCATCCACGACTGCGGTTATCCCCAGCGTGAGTCTCACCAAGAGGGCTACCCTCACATCAGGCGAATCCGTGACGGAAGGCGGTTTGTATAAGTACGGTGTCAAATTTTCGGACATTCTCCAGCCCGCGCAAACGTGGTTTTTCATCGACGCGGACGCGGTCACGTTTGGCAGCGGCAATGATGTCCCCCGCAGCCCCGTTCACGGCAACAATCGCAACGTCCTCTATTTCGACGGTCACGTCGGCAAAATCAGCACCAAATACACCCGCACCCAACTCGATAACCTGAATAAAAAACTATAG